Proteins encoded together in one Passer domesticus isolate bPasDom1 chromosome 6, bPasDom1.hap1, whole genome shotgun sequence window:
- the RPUSD2 gene encoding pseudouridylate synthase RPUSD2: MRHGVRRAVWPAWVRAAGSALRPPPPPRGAMAEPGPGRAREEPPRGAMAEPGPGRAREEPPRGAMAEPGPDRAREEPPRGAMAEPGPDRAREEPPRGAMAEPGPDRAPEEPPRGAMAEPGPDRAPEEPPRPARSEEAAPAPKKRRLAGGERYVPPPRKLNPGVSFGAEHFAETSYYFEGGLRKVRPYYFDFRTYCKGRWVGRSLLHVFGTEFRAQPLAYYRAAARAGRLRLNEEPVRDLDVVLKNNDFLRNTVHRHEPPVTAQPIRILAEDEEVVVVDKPSSLPVHPCGRFRHNTVIFILGKEHGLRELHTLHRLDRMTSGVLMFAKSAAVSKRIDEQVRQRQLEKEYVCRVVGEFPEHEVLCEEPILVVSYKVGVCRVDPKGKPCQTLFQRLSYDGSSSVVRCLPRTGRTHQIRVHLQFLGHPIVNDPIYNMEAWGPDRGKGGKIGKTDEELLKALVEEHRSKQSLEVLGIGEEDLNSAGESKDCGSSGDCTKSAEADPVNGSSCPAEDGKDPERNDVAACPLNSDINLETLDKDKEAWGEKDPLCVECRTSRRDPSPKELVMFLHALRYKGADFEYCSSMPEWAMEHWEQ; this comes from the exons ATGCGTCACGGCGTGCGGCGCGCGGTGTGGCCGGCGTGGGTGCGCGCGGCGGGGAGCGCgctccggccgccgccgccgccccgcgggGCCATGGCCGAGCCGGGCCCCGGTCGAGCCCGGGAGGAGCCGCCCCGCGGGGCCATGGCCGAGCCGGGCCCCGGCCGAGCCCGGGAGGAGCCGCCCCGCGGGGCCATGGCCGAGCCGGGCCCCGACCGAGCCCGGGAGGAGCCGCCCCGCGGGGCCATGGCCGAGCCGGGACCCGACCGAGCCCGGGAGGAGCCGCCCCGCGGGGCCATGGCCGAGCCGGGCCCCGACCGAGCCCCGGAGGAGCCGCCCCGCGGGGCCATGGCCGAGCCGGGCCCCGACCGAGCCCCGGAggagccgccgcgccccgcccgcaGCGAGGAGGCCGCGCCGGCCCCCAAGAAGCGGCGGCTGGCGGGCGGCGAGCGGTACGTGCCGCCGCCGCGGAAGCTGAACCCCGGCGTGAGCTTCGGCGCCGAGCACTTCGCCGAGACCTCGTACTACTTCGAGGGCGGCCTGCGCAAGGTGCGCCCCTACTACTTCGACTTCCGCACGTACTGCAAGGGGCGCTGGGTGGGCCGCAGCCTCCTGCACGTCTTCGGCACCGAGTTCCGGGCGCAGCCGCTCGCCTACTaccgcgccgccgcccgcgccggcCGCCTGCGCCTCAACGAGGAGCCCGTGCGCGACCTGGACGTCGTGCTCAAG AACAACGACTTCCTCAGGAACACGGTGCATCGGCACGAGCCGCCGGTCACGGCCCAGCCCATCCGCATCCTGGCGGAGGACGaggaggtggtggtggtggaCAAGCCCTCGTCGCTGCCCGTGCACCCCTGCGGCAGGTTCCGCCACAACACCGTCATCTTCATCCTGGGCAAGGAGCACGGCCTGCGGGAGCTGCACACGCTGCACCGCCTGGACCGCATGACCTCGGGCGTGCTCATGTTCGCCAAGAGCGCCGCCGTGTCCAAGCGCATCGACGAGCAGGTCCGGCAGAGGCAG CTGGAGAAGGAGTACGTGTGCCGGGTGGTGGGGGAGTTCCCCGAGCACGAGGTGCTCTGCGAGGAGCCCATCCTGGTGGTTTCCTACAAGGTGGGCGTGTGCCGCGTGGATCCCAAGGGGAAGCCGTGCCAGACGCTCTTCCAGAGGCTCAGCTACGACGGCAGCAGCAGCGTGGTGAGGTGCCTGCCGCGCACGGGCCGCACGCACCAGATCCGCGTGCACCTGCAGTTCCTGGGACACCCCATCGTCAACGACCCCATCTACAACATGGAGGCCTGGGGCCCGGACAGGGGCAAGGGCGGGAAGATCGGCAAGACggatgaggagctgctgaaggcgCTGGTGGAGGAGCATCGTTCCAAACAGAGCCTGGAGGTTTTGGGAATTGGGGAGGAGGACTTGAACTCCGCTGGTGAGAGTAAAGACTGTGGGAGTTCGGGTGACTGCACAAAGTCTGCGGAGGCTGATCCTGTAAATGGGAgttcctgccctgctgaggaCGGGAAGGATCCCGAGAGGAATGATGTAGCAGCTTGCCCACTGAACTCTGATATCAACCTGGAAACGCTCGATAAAGACAAGGAGGCGTGGGGAGAGAAGGACCCTTTGTGCGTGGAGTGCAGGACGAGCAGGCGGGACCCGTCTCCCAAGGAGCTGGTGATGTTCCTGCACGCCCTGCGCTACAAGGGCGCGGACTTTGAGTACTGCTCCAGCATGCCCGAGTGGGCCatggagcactgggagcagtga